From a region of the Helianthus annuus cultivar XRQ/B chromosome 5, HanXRQr2.0-SUNRISE, whole genome shotgun sequence genome:
- the LOC110942703 gene encoding uncharacterized protein LOC110942703, with amino-acid sequence MARRTVYDQATTGFAGGNSPITLPEIPNDQSWHIPSYIMTAITNSCQFHGRDDEDAPAHINRITRLCSTFSIEGVNLDARYLQVFPFPLAGCATVWFDSQPAGTFTTWAGLRDAFLAKYFPPAKASRLRDQIHSFRMEPDEPYHLAWERFQTLITCCSQHGLSDWALVEKFYNGLTPEIRARFDTSAGGQLMGKKTVAECNDLFESFAHSDMDYSTTSRTSIPVRTTSAGRGVNQVSLDPSVAVVVKNLRQELRQEMRQELSEIKKKVDRCEVCRGRHDTIDCPTITLEQVEYIAGQSRGPTNPFNNSNSSWRGSGNLSGYRSSGNPPGFPSGQYQSRGPGIYTSSSSGQFSGSGSSGQFSSGGPTQESQGSGKAPEVSTNRLEEMFAQMMTQTQSFMKNQEQTNKNHELQLKSQQATLLDLQRTVGGLAKQLQEHPPGQFSGNTFTNPANQSAKAITTRSGKSLGEVVREGEVEEVEAEVDEEIEIEAPGKVHTRLAPASTAHAEESPVEKRVEKQPTKVRPAPVIDYSHLPFPARARQQKYAQEYGKFLEMFTQLKFNLPFIEALQSMPKYAKFLKDILKRKERIGELSNIPLTGGCSAVVLNKLPEKLTDPGTFKIPCFFGGAVTPAHALADLGASINLMPFSLYERLGLGELTPTRMSLSLADRSVKYPRGIVENLLVKVDRFVFLVDFVVLDMEADERVPIILGRPFLRTAKAIIDVFDGKISLRAGDEIVTFEIDRAMQHPSGRDDDSGPCHSVYFLNSFISCVDTCLEYINGADLVGERVVGEHSEGEVDEVEEEQLDESDELSAEPLELDEISDESTPVEIPPPLELKVLPSHLESTFLGEKPNMPVIISSKLTEEEKARLIEVLREHSDAIAWRLYDIKGISPTFCTHRILMEDVYKPVVQP; translated from the coding sequence ATGGCCCGTAGGACAGTTTACGATCAGGCTACCACCGGCTTCGCCGGTGGGAATTCCCCCATCACCCTTCCAGAGATCCCGAACGATCAGTCTTGGCATATTCCATCCTACATTATGACCGCCATCACAAATTCCTGCCAGTTCCATGGTCGTGACGACGAGGATGCCCCCGCTCATATCAATCGCATCACTCGTCTCTGCAGCACCTTCTCCATTGAGGGTGTCAATCTTGATGCTAGGTATCTTCAGGTTTTTCCGTTCCCACTCGCTGGATGCGCAACCGTCTGGTTCGATTCCCAGCCAGCTGGCACTTTCACTACTTGGGCAGGCCTTCGCGATGCATTCTTAGCCAAGTATTTTCCGCCAGCCAAGGCGTCTCGCCTTCGTGACCAGATTCACTCATTCCGTATGGAGCCCGATGAGCCGTATCACTTAGCATGGGAGCGTTTTCAGACCCTGATTACCTGTTGTTCTCAGCATGGTCTATCTGATTGGGCGTTAGTAGAGAAATTCTACAATGGTCTTACTCCTGAGATTAGAGCTCGCTTCGATACTTCAGCAGGAGGTCAGCTTATGGGAAAGAAGACAGTGGCGGAGTGCAATGATTTGTTTGAGAGTTTTGCCCACTCCGATATGGACTACAGTACTACCAGCAGGACTTCCATTCCTGTGCGTACCACCTCGGCCGGTCGAGGGGTAAACCAAGTTAGCTTGGATCCATCGGTAGCTGTTGTAGTCAAGAATTTGAGGCAGGAGTTGAGGCAGGAGATGAGGCAGGAGTTGAGTGAGATAAAGAAGAAAGTTGACAGGTGTGAGGTTTGCCGAGGAAGGCATGATACTATAGATTGTCCTACCATCACTCTTGAGCAGGTAGAGTACATAGCCGGTCAGTCTAGGGGTCCCACGAATCCGTTCAATAATTCTAACTCCAGCTGGCGCGGTAGTGGTAATTTGAGTGGTTATCGTTCGTCTGGAAATCCTCCCGGATTTCCATCTGGTCAGTATCAGAGTAGAGGGCCCGGTATTTACACGAGTTCTAGTTCAGGGCAGTTTAGTGGGTCAGGTTCGAGTGGGCAGTTTTCGAGTGGAGGACCGACTCAGGAGAGTCAAGGTAGTGGAAAGGCTCCCGAGGTTAGTACGAACAGGTTGGAGGAGATGTTTGCCCAGATGATGACGCAGACCCAGTCGTTCATGAAAAATCAGGAGCAGACTAACAAAAATCACGAACTTCAGCTCAAGAGTCAGCAGGCCACTCTTCTCGATCTTCAGAGAACAGTAGGCGGGCTTGCTAAGCAGTTACAGGAGCACCCACCGGGTCAGTTTTCGGGAAACACCTTCACGAATCCCGCGAATCAGTCAGCGAAGGCGATTACAACCCGTAGTGGGAAGAGTTTGGGAGAGGTTGTGAGAGAAGGAGAGGTTGAAGAAGTAGAGGCAGAAGTTGATGAGGAGATCGAGATAGAGGCTCCAGGCAAGGTGCACACGAGGCTagccccagcaagtaccgcacacgcCGAGGAGTCGCCAGTAGAGAAGAGAGTGGAGAAGCAGCCGACGAAGGTTCGGCCTGCACCGGTGATTGATTATTCTCACCTTCCGTTCCCCGCCCGTGCCAGGCAGCAGAAATATGCTCAGGAGTACGGGAAATTCCTTGAGATGTTTACACAGTTGAAATTCAATCTTCCGTTCATCGAGGCGCTTCAGTCTATGCCTAAGTATGCGAAATTTCTCAAAGATATTTTGAAGCGTAAGGAGAGAATCGGTGAGCTTTCGAATATTCCGTTGACAGGAGGTTGTTCCGCGGTAGTCTTGAATAAGCTACCAGAGAAATTGACCGATCCTGGTACTTTCAAGATTCCATGTTTCTTTGGGGGAGCCGTTACCCCTGCTCACGCCTTAGCCGATTTAGGGGCCAGCATCAATCTGATGCCATTTTCGTTGTATGAGCGACTTGGTCTAGGAGAGCTTACACCCACGCGCATGTCATTGTCCTTGGCTGACCGATCAGTCAAGTATCCTCGAGGGATAGTAGAGAATTTGTTGGTGAAGGTTGATAGGTTTGTGTTCCTAGTAGATTTCGTTGTGCTCGATATGGAGGCCGATGAGAGAGTTCCCATTATTCTAGGCCGTCCATTCCTTCGAACCGCAAAGGCGATCATTGACGTCTTTGACGGTAAGATTTCTCTTCGTGCGGGTGACGAGATTGTCACATTCGAGATTGATAGAGCGATGCAGCATCCTAGCGGTCGTGATGATGATAGTGGGCCGTGCCATTCCGTTTACTTTCTCAATTCATTCATATCTTGCGTCGACACGTGTCTTGAGTACATTAATGGAGCCGATTTAGTAGGCGAGCGAGTTGTTGGCGAGCATTCTGAGGGTGAAGTTGATGAGGTAGAGGAGGAGCAGTTGGATGAGAGTGATGAGTTGAGTGCTGAGCCGTTAGAGCTCGATGAGATTAGTGATGAGAGTACTCCTGTAGAGATTCCACCGCCTTTAGAACTTAAGGTTCTTCCATCCCATCTCGAGTCAACATTTCTAGGAGAGAAGCCGAATATGCCTGTCATCATCTCTTCGAAGTTGACAGAGGAGGAGAAGGCGAGGTTGATTGAGGTGCTTAGAGAGCACAGTGATGCGATTGCCTGGAGGCTATACGATATCAAGGGCATTAGCCCTACTTTTTGCACGCATCGCATTCTGATGGAGGATGTTTATAAGCCTGTAGTGCAGCCGTAG